A DNA window from Chlamydia felis Fe/C-56 contains the following coding sequences:
- a CDS encoding CT392 family protein, with protein sequence MSSVSGSSSQNPNPIPEDPNNRLDLDTTDSSSKDQEGASSPGVTETGLSVEVLSIGELSSIDGAIAGVQHIANAIIATGGAPSSLSPATGAAVFAEEIVTDFYDEGAGREELERIEEKMEELFAGIEASETLVDDLKRKLHNFQKDRLASVGQPSKKSHSGKGPDLEEQFLDLRRDLASLNGRANELESIAFRLTSSLSDGHNALMGMSLEDFREAMGDSADLFLEKLGAMGLVYGENGWKIDPQGSIPRLALETQRTRAILEHLPIPTEEEFIQAASEDTISCCQAFVNRLRALWNTLVQMFYEIYNSMIFFLFWILRKSRIKQLPSSVNSENNPVFENPFASASGTSSTGGSNSSVRSSVSGRSDLSDEDVIRRPEDSAIDAQSVDNQEDEDGGDSLEDF encoded by the coding sequence ATGTCATCAGTAAGCGGAAGTTCTAGTCAGAATCCGAACCCTATTCCAGAAGATCCGAATAACCGTTTGGATTTGGATACCACAGATTCTTCTTCCAAGGATCAAGAAGGCGCGTCTAGTCCCGGTGTTACTGAGACGGGGTTAAGTGTTGAGGTTTTGTCCATTGGGGAGTTATCGTCTATAGATGGTGCAATTGCCGGTGTTCAACACATTGCTAATGCGATAATTGCCACGGGGGGAGCTCCCTCATCTTTATCCCCAGCAACTGGGGCTGCGGTTTTTGCAGAGGAAATCGTTACTGATTTTTATGACGAAGGAGCTGGTAGAGAAGAGCTGGAGCGAATTGAAGAGAAAATGGAGGAGTTATTTGCTGGAATTGAAGCGTCTGAAACTCTAGTGGATGATTTGAAGAGAAAGCTTCATAATTTTCAAAAGGATCGCTTAGCTTCTGTAGGACAACCCTCTAAGAAATCCCATTCCGGAAAAGGGCCAGATCTTGAAGAGCAGTTTCTTGATTTGCGTCGTGATTTAGCCTCGCTAAATGGTCGTGCGAATGAATTAGAAAGTATCGCGTTTAGATTAACGTCATCTTTGAGTGATGGGCACAACGCTTTGATGGGCATGTCTTTGGAAGATTTTCGTGAGGCCATGGGGGACTCAGCTGATCTGTTTCTTGAAAAGTTAGGTGCAATGGGATTGGTCTATGGAGAGAATGGTTGGAAAATAGATCCTCAAGGATCCATTCCTCGATTAGCTTTAGAGACGCAAAGGACGCGTGCGATTTTAGAACATCTTCCTATCCCAACAGAAGAAGAATTCATACAGGCTGCATCTGAAGATACAATTTCTTGCTGTCAAGCTTTTGTCAATAGGTTAAGGGCTTTGTGGAATACCCTAGTGCAGATGTTCTATGAAATCTATAACTCAATGATTTTTTTCCTGTTTTGGATTTTAAGAAAGTCTCGTATTAAACAGTTACCTTCCTCGGTAAATAGTGAAAACAATCCAGTTTTTGAAAATCCTTTTGCATCTGCGTCGGGAACCTCTTCGACAGGGGGAAGTAATTCTTCCGTAAGGTCTTCGGTTTCTGGAAGGAGTGATTTATCTGATGAGGATGTAATCCGTCGTCCTGAAGATAGCGCAATAGATGCTCAAAGTGTTGATAATCAAGAAGATGAAGACGGGGGAGATTCCCTGGAAGATTTTTGA
- a CDS encoding proline--tRNA ligase, which yields MRTSQLFYKTSKNANKDAAVLSYELLEKAGYIFKTAKGVYTYTPLFWRVALKMMDIVREELNAIGGQELMLPILHPAELWQKTGRWEAFRSEGLLYTLTDREDKELCLAPTHEEVVTMFVSQWLSGRKQLPIHLYQIATKFRDEIRPRFGLMRAREFLMEDSYTFSDSPEQMNEQYDKLRRAYQKIFDRLEIKYVIVEADGGKIGKGKSEEFHVLCSLGEDTICVSGDYGANIEAAVALPVQYTYDKEFLPIEEVATPDVRTIENLQDFFSIPPYRIMKTLVVKLSYGEKNTFVAIGIRGDRQINLTKIRSKLNADECALASDEEIQNNLGTEKGFVGPLNCPIEFYADETTRCMTNFICAGNAKDKHYKNVNWDRDIPRPEYADFLLAEAGDLCPSNGNAPYEIFEGVEVAHIFNLGTRYTECFDVGFQNEQGEQQTCWMGTYGIGIGRTLAACVEQLADDRGIVWPKAIAPFDISILYNGGDSASQEAAEKIYTELQNSGYAPLLDDRNERLGFKLKDSDLIGIPYKLILGKTFLNSGTLEIESRSGEKFSVQPKDFVHWCENYLPQSQKLSSAS from the coding sequence ATGAGAACTTCCCAGCTTTTTTACAAAACTTCCAAAAATGCGAACAAAGACGCTGCTGTTTTATCCTACGAGTTGCTAGAAAAAGCAGGTTACATTTTCAAGACAGCAAAGGGTGTTTACACCTATACTCCTCTATTTTGGCGCGTTGCTCTTAAGATGATGGACATCGTTCGGGAAGAGCTAAATGCGATTGGGGGACAGGAACTTATGCTACCTATTCTTCATCCTGCAGAACTTTGGCAAAAAACAGGCCGCTGGGAAGCATTTCGCTCCGAAGGTCTTCTCTACACCTTAACAGATAGAGAAGACAAAGAGTTGTGTCTTGCTCCCACTCACGAAGAAGTCGTCACTATGTTTGTTTCTCAGTGGTTATCAGGAAGAAAACAACTGCCCATTCATTTGTATCAAATTGCGACAAAATTCCGAGACGAGATTCGACCAAGATTTGGACTCATGCGTGCTAGGGAATTCCTTATGGAAGATAGCTATACCTTCTCAGATTCTCCAGAGCAAATGAACGAGCAGTACGATAAACTCAGACGAGCTTATCAAAAGATCTTCGATAGATTAGAAATTAAGTATGTTATCGTAGAGGCCGACGGAGGAAAGATCGGCAAAGGAAAGTCGGAAGAGTTTCATGTCCTCTGTTCTCTAGGGGAAGACACAATTTGTGTAAGCGGAGATTACGGAGCTAATATCGAAGCTGCGGTTGCTCTTCCAGTACAATATACTTATGATAAGGAATTTCTCCCTATAGAAGAAGTCGCCACCCCAGATGTGCGCACAATAGAAAATCTCCAGGACTTTTTCTCAATCCCTCCTTATAGGATCATGAAAACTCTGGTTGTTAAACTCTCTTACGGAGAAAAAAATACATTCGTCGCCATAGGCATCCGAGGAGATCGACAGATTAATCTGACGAAAATACGCTCAAAACTCAATGCTGACGAGTGTGCGCTTGCTTCAGATGAGGAAATACAAAACAATCTAGGAACAGAGAAGGGGTTCGTAGGACCTTTAAACTGTCCTATTGAATTCTATGCAGATGAAACCACGCGCTGTATGACAAATTTCATCTGCGCAGGAAACGCCAAAGATAAACACTACAAAAATGTCAACTGGGATAGGGATATCCCCCGCCCTGAATATGCGGACTTCCTTCTTGCTGAAGCTGGTGACCTCTGTCCATCAAACGGCAATGCGCCCTACGAAATTTTTGAAGGTGTGGAAGTTGCCCATATTTTCAATTTAGGCACACGGTATACAGAATGTTTTGATGTTGGGTTTCAAAATGAACAAGGTGAACAACAAACCTGCTGGATGGGAACCTATGGTATAGGCATAGGCAGAACCCTCGCCGCGTGTGTAGAACAACTTGCGGATGACCGCGGTATTGTCTGGCCCAAGGCCATCGCTCCTTTCGATATTTCTATTCTCTACAATGGCGGTGATTCTGCATCCCAAGAAGCTGCAGAAAAAATCTATACGGAGTTACAAAACTCCGGCTACGCTCCTCTATTAGATGATCGCAATGAAAGACTTGGGTTTAAATTAAAAGATAGCGATCTTATTGGGATTCCGTATAAACTCATTCTCGGAAAAACTTTCCTGAACTCAGGAACACTAGAAATAGAATCCCGATCTGGAGAAAAGTTTTCCGTACAACCAAAAGATTTTGTCCATTGGTGCGAGAATTATCTCCCTCAATCCCAAAAACTCTCCTCCGCCTCTTAG
- the hrcA gene encoding heat-inducible transcriptional repressor HrcA, giving the protein MSRSWISKRESKILYILLTTTELYLKTGQPVGSKTLKEYECSNLSTATIRNYFSELESEGFLKKNHISGGRIPTDLAFRYYVDHCADFSQSELPESTTRLLNQLPEESQNIVKDLQKALEILGEALQLPTCFSSPRFENDSITNIQISLVDEQRVVVILSTEFGQVFTETLWLPETSSPASVKRIETFLQSYVRKQPPTEILSQKEEDLGMTLYNEVVVRYLTRYCNFSEEDLYQTGLSKLLKYDAFKDPDTLALGLSFFENRRHMCKLLDIGMHRDRPTAFIGNELSTIFGTPNPQCAVITTPYYMNRTPLGAFGVLGPINLPYREIFQTLTIFADKVKDSLTQSFYKFKLSFRRPCPSDPKLSKEPTLLARYSSIKLLPPKETS; this is encoded by the coding sequence ATGTCCAGGTCATGGATCTCAAAACGAGAGTCTAAGATTCTTTACATACTCTTAACGACGACAGAGCTGTATTTAAAAACAGGTCAGCCGGTCGGGTCAAAAACACTGAAGGAATACGAATGCTCGAATTTGAGCACCGCAACGATTCGTAATTATTTTTCAGAGTTAGAATCAGAAGGGTTTTTAAAGAAAAATCATATTTCCGGGGGAAGAATCCCTACGGATTTGGCTTTTCGTTATTATGTAGACCATTGTGCAGATTTTTCTCAGTCAGAGCTTCCTGAGAGCACAACACGCCTATTGAATCAACTCCCTGAAGAAAGTCAAAACATTGTGAAAGATTTACAAAAGGCTTTGGAAATCCTGGGAGAGGCTCTACAGCTCCCCACCTGTTTTTCTTCACCGCGATTTGAAAACGACTCTATAACCAACATCCAGATTTCTCTAGTAGATGAACAACGGGTAGTTGTAATTCTGTCTACAGAATTTGGTCAGGTATTTACAGAAACTTTATGGCTACCAGAAACCTCAAGTCCAGCCTCTGTAAAGCGTATTGAAACATTTCTTCAAAGTTATGTGCGTAAACAACCTCCTACAGAGATTCTTTCTCAAAAAGAAGAAGATCTAGGAATGACTCTATATAATGAAGTTGTCGTGCGTTATCTCACCCGGTACTGTAATTTCAGCGAGGAAGATTTATACCAAACAGGATTATCCAAACTTCTCAAATACGACGCTTTCAAAGACCCCGACACACTAGCCTTGGGATTATCATTTTTCGAGAATCGCCGCCATATGTGCAAACTTTTAGATATTGGCATGCACAGAGATCGCCCCACGGCATTTATAGGCAATGAGCTCTCGACAATTTTTGGAACTCCTAACCCACAGTGTGCGGTAATTACGACTCCCTATTATATGAATCGTACTCCTTTAGGAGCCTTTGGTGTACTGGGTCCTATAAATCTTCCCTACAGGGAGATTTTCCAAACCCTCACAATATTTGCAGATAAAGTTAAAGATAGCCTGACACAAAGTTTTTATAAGTTTAAATTATCCTTCAGAAGACCTTGTCCTTCCGATCCTAAACTCTCTAAAGAACCCACGTTACTGGCAAGATACTCTTCTATAAAACTATTACCCCCCAAGGAGACTTCATGA
- a CDS encoding nucleotide exchange factor GrpE, protein MTDSSNEHETENPSVPNPDNEIQDLQQEIATLKAELKEKNDKYLMVLAESENARKRMQKERQEMMQYAVENALIDFLVPIESMEKALGFASQMSDEVKNWALGFNMILQQFKQVFEEKGIVEYSSVGQKFNPFLHEAVETEETTKVPEGIIVEEFAKGYKIGDRPIRVAKVKVAKSPAPQEKEEEKK, encoded by the coding sequence ATGACAGATTCCTCTAACGAACATGAAACAGAAAATCCATCAGTTCCTAACCCCGATAACGAGATTCAGGATCTCCAACAAGAAATAGCGACGTTAAAAGCTGAGTTAAAAGAAAAAAATGATAAATACTTAATGGTCCTTGCGGAATCGGAAAACGCTCGCAAACGCATGCAAAAAGAGCGTCAGGAAATGATGCAGTATGCTGTGGAAAATGCTCTTATAGACTTTTTAGTGCCCATAGAAAGCATGGAAAAAGCTTTAGGATTTGCCTCTCAAATGTCAGACGAAGTAAAAAACTGGGCGCTAGGATTCAATATGATCCTACAACAATTTAAACAGGTTTTTGAAGAAAAAGGTATTGTTGAATACTCCTCTGTAGGACAAAAATTTAATCCATTTTTACATGAGGCAGTAGAAACAGAGGAAACAACAAAAGTCCCCGAAGGAATTATCGTGGAAGAATTTGCTAAAGGCTACAAAATCGGAGACCGTCCTATACGCGTTGCAAAAGTCAAAGTAGCAAAATCTCCCGCGCCCCAAGAGAAAGAAGAAGAAAAAAAATAA
- the dnaK gene encoding molecular chaperone DnaK: protein MSEHKKSSKIIGIDLGTTNSCVSVMEGGQAKVITSSEGTRTTPSIVAFKGSETLVGIPAKRQAVTNPEKTLASTKRFIGRKYSEVESEIKTVPYKVTSGSNGDAVFQVEGKQYTPEEIGAHILMKMKETAEAYLGETITEAVITVPAYFNDSQRASTKDAGRIAGLDVKRIIPEPTAAALAYGIDKAGDKKIAVFDLGGGTFDISILEIGDGVFEVLSTNGDTHLGGDDFDEVIIKWMIEEFQKQEGIDLGKDNMALQRLKDAAEKAKIELSGMSSTEINQPFITMDANGPKHLTLTLTRAHFEKLASNLIERTKAPCIKALADAKLSASDIDDVLLVGGMSRMPAVQEIVKDIFGKEPNKGVNPDEVVAIGAAIQGGVLGGEVKDVLLLDVIPLSLGIETLGGVMTPLVERNTTIPTQKKQIFSTAADNQPAVTIVVLQGERPMAKDNKEIGRFDLTDIPPAPRGHPQIEVTFDIDANGILHVSAKDAASGREQKIRIEASSGLKEDEIQRMIRDAEQNKEEDKKRREASDVRNEADSMIFRAEKAINDYKANIPESLVKEIEERVEKVRSALKEDASTEKIKEASEELSRHMQKIGEAMQSQSASAAPSSAANAQGGPNINTEDLKKHSFSTKPPAGNSTSASSNNENIEEADVEIVDKPND from the coding sequence ATGAGCGAACACAAAAAATCTAGTAAAATTATAGGTATAGACTTAGGAACAACAAACTCCTGCGTATCTGTGATGGAAGGCGGGCAAGCTAAAGTCATTACCTCTTCAGAAGGAACACGCACAACCCCTTCTATCGTAGCATTCAAAGGAAGCGAAACTTTAGTCGGGATTCCCGCAAAAAGACAAGCGGTCACTAATCCTGAAAAAACTCTAGCTTCCACAAAACGTTTCATCGGAAGAAAATATTCTGAAGTAGAATCTGAAATTAAAACAGTACCTTATAAGGTAACTTCAGGATCTAACGGCGATGCAGTTTTCCAAGTTGAAGGAAAACAATATACTCCAGAAGAAATCGGTGCTCACATTCTTATGAAAATGAAAGAGACTGCTGAAGCTTATCTTGGAGAAACTATTACAGAAGCCGTAATTACCGTTCCTGCGTACTTCAATGATTCTCAAAGAGCCTCTACAAAAGATGCCGGACGTATTGCAGGTCTTGATGTCAAACGTATTATTCCTGAGCCAACAGCAGCAGCCCTTGCTTACGGAATTGATAAAGCTGGTGATAAAAAAATCGCCGTTTTTGACCTTGGCGGAGGAACTTTCGATATCTCTATTTTAGAAATCGGCGATGGTGTATTCGAAGTACTCTCTACAAATGGAGATACTCACCTAGGAGGAGACGATTTCGATGAAGTTATCATCAAATGGATGATCGAAGAATTCCAAAAACAAGAAGGCATCGATCTCGGTAAAGATAACATGGCTCTTCAAAGACTTAAAGATGCTGCAGAAAAAGCAAAAATTGAACTTTCTGGCATGTCTTCTACTGAGATTAACCAGCCATTTATCACCATGGATGCTAATGGCCCTAAACACCTCACACTCACATTAACACGAGCTCATTTTGAAAAGCTGGCTTCTAACTTAATTGAGCGAACAAAAGCTCCATGTATAAAAGCTTTAGCAGATGCCAAACTCTCTGCAAGCGATATCGATGATGTATTGCTCGTTGGTGGTATGTCAAGAATGCCTGCTGTTCAAGAAATCGTAAAAGACATTTTCGGCAAAGAACCAAATAAGGGCGTAAACCCTGATGAAGTTGTTGCTATTGGAGCCGCAATTCAAGGTGGGGTCCTAGGTGGTGAAGTTAAAGACGTCTTACTTCTCGACGTTATTCCTCTTTCCCTAGGTATTGAAACTCTCGGAGGCGTTATGACCCCTCTCGTAGAGAGAAATACAACTATCCCTACACAGAAAAAGCAGATTTTCTCCACAGCTGCAGATAACCAACCTGCGGTAACTATTGTTGTCTTACAAGGGGAACGCCCCATGGCAAAAGATAACAAAGAAATCGGAAGATTTGATCTTACAGACATTCCCCCAGCACCACGAGGACATCCTCAAATTGAAGTGACTTTCGATATCGATGCTAACGGAATTCTTCATGTATCCGCAAAAGATGCTGCTAGCGGTCGCGAGCAAAAAATTCGTATCGAAGCAAGCTCAGGATTAAAAGAAGATGAAATCCAAAGAATGATCCGGGATGCTGAGCAAAACAAAGAAGAAGATAAAAAACGCCGAGAAGCCTCTGACGTAAGAAACGAAGCTGACAGCATGATCTTCAGAGCTGAAAAAGCCATCAATGATTATAAGGCGAACATCCCCGAATCTTTAGTAAAAGAAATCGAAGAGCGTGTAGAAAAAGTACGATCCGCTCTTAAAGAAGATGCTTCTACAGAGAAAATCAAAGAAGCTTCCGAAGAGCTCAGCCGTCATATGCAAAAGATCGGAGAAGCTATGCAGTCACAATCTGCATCTGCGGCCCCATCTTCTGCGGCTAATGCTCAGGGTGGACCCAATATTAATACTGAAGATTTGAAAAAACATAGCTTCAGTACTAAACCACCTGCGGGGAACTCAACTTCTGCAAGCTCAAATAACGAAAATATTGAAGAAGCGGATGTTGAAATCGTAGATAAACCTAACGATTAA
- a CDS encoding ribonuclease R family protein, giving the protein MVRKIKKRRPKVFKRSTKQILLSGILFVHAKKGFGFVTPDHPEEYPFDIFIPARDLKGALDGDHVIVSLFPHSKEGEKRKGVIHQVVSRGKTVLVGTITSIIDETTALVCVNVLGPDVPVKAKLIPKRSYKIGDRLLLSTPEWKEKPESKEPPPLQMLEFIGNISNAKSDFPCIKAEFAIEEDFPDAVIEETNHFSQKHIAQALRSRKDLRDLLCFTIDSITAKDFDDAVSLTYDHNDNYILGVHIADVSHYVTPHSALDQEASKRCNSIYFPGKVIPMLPPALSDNLCSLKPNVDRLAVSVFMTFTKSGHLSNYEIFRSVIRSKYRMTYDEVDEIVENKQPHPISKTLLAMAELSEKFADIREKRGCIRLILPSFTMALDNLQEPTALIETRQTLSHKLIEEFMLKANEVIAYHISHQGFSLPFRIHESPNDESLLSFQEMAKAMGFDIIMTPTQEPDYQYLLQESSSGHPLEPILHSQFVRSMKTASYSTENKGHYGLKLDFYTHFTSPIRRYIDLVVHRLLFHPMSIEETRLEHIVRACSSQERIAAKAEFAFENLKKTRFLNKFLQEQPETIYKAYIITTTPEGISFTVPEFCQEGCIPTAQLPKEYALTKKTSPDDLPSKLRPGATIEVKLSEVNLLNQAITWSLVTKKIRTPKKQPTKEQTPKTRRKRKTE; this is encoded by the coding sequence TTGGTGAGAAAAATAAAAAAAAGAAGACCTAAAGTCTTTAAACGAAGCACTAAGCAAATCCTACTCTCCGGAATCCTATTTGTGCACGCAAAAAAAGGTTTTGGATTTGTTACTCCTGACCATCCAGAGGAATACCCTTTTGACATTTTCATTCCTGCGAGAGACCTTAAAGGTGCTTTAGATGGAGATCATGTTATCGTCTCCCTTTTCCCCCATTCTAAAGAAGGAGAAAAAAGAAAAGGAGTTATTCATCAAGTTGTATCAAGAGGAAAAACTGTTCTTGTAGGAACTATAACCTCAATTATTGACGAAACTACTGCTCTTGTTTGTGTGAATGTTTTAGGCCCAGATGTCCCTGTAAAAGCTAAACTTATCCCTAAACGCTCTTATAAAATTGGAGATCGTTTACTTCTCAGCACGCCCGAATGGAAAGAAAAGCCAGAATCTAAAGAACCTCCACCTCTACAAATGCTTGAATTTATTGGGAATATCTCCAATGCCAAGTCTGATTTCCCCTGTATAAAAGCGGAATTTGCAATCGAAGAAGACTTCCCAGATGCTGTTATCGAAGAAACCAACCACTTCTCCCAAAAGCATATCGCCCAAGCACTAAGATCACGCAAGGACCTCCGTGACCTCCTCTGCTTCACGATTGACTCCATAACAGCAAAAGATTTCGATGATGCTGTGTCATTAACCTATGACCATAATGACAACTACATTCTTGGCGTCCATATTGCAGACGTTTCCCACTACGTAACCCCTCATTCTGCTCTAGATCAAGAAGCAAGTAAAAGATGTAACTCAATTTACTTTCCTGGGAAAGTGATCCCTATGTTACCTCCAGCACTTTCTGACAATCTCTGTAGCTTAAAACCTAATGTAGATCGACTTGCCGTTTCCGTGTTCATGACATTTACAAAATCAGGTCATCTATCCAATTACGAAATATTCCGCAGTGTGATTCGTAGTAAATACCGCATGACCTACGACGAAGTGGATGAAATTGTAGAAAATAAACAACCCCATCCCATTTCAAAAACTCTCCTTGCCATGGCAGAGCTAAGCGAAAAATTCGCAGATATCAGAGAAAAGCGCGGCTGCATACGCCTGATTCTTCCCTCATTTACCATGGCACTAGACAATCTACAAGAACCCACCGCTCTTATAGAAACCCGACAAACCTTGTCGCATAAACTTATCGAAGAGTTTATGCTCAAAGCTAACGAAGTCATTGCCTACCATATTTCCCATCAAGGGTTCTCACTGCCATTCAGGATTCATGAATCTCCAAATGATGAAAGTTTACTCTCCTTCCAAGAAATGGCCAAAGCTATGGGGTTTGATATAATCATGACCCCAACTCAAGAACCCGATTATCAATACTTGCTTCAAGAAAGCTCTTCAGGACACCCTTTAGAGCCAATTCTACATTCACAATTTGTCCGAAGCATGAAAACCGCCTCGTACTCCACAGAAAACAAAGGCCATTACGGACTGAAACTCGACTTCTATACTCATTTTACAAGCCCTATTCGCCGGTATATCGATCTTGTTGTTCACAGACTGCTTTTCCACCCTATGTCCATAGAAGAAACACGCTTAGAACACATTGTAAGAGCCTGCTCTTCCCAAGAGCGTATAGCCGCAAAAGCCGAATTTGCTTTTGAAAATCTGAAAAAAACACGGTTCTTAAATAAATTCTTACAAGAACAGCCAGAAACAATTTATAAAGCCTACATTATCACTACAACTCCCGAAGGAATTTCGTTTACTGTTCCTGAGTTTTGCCAAGAAGGATGCATTCCTACAGCTCAACTGCCTAAAGAATACGCTCTGACAAAGAAAACTTCTCCTGACGATCTCCCAAGCAAACTCCGCCCAGGAGCAACGATAGAAGTCAAACTCTCCGAAGTCAATCTCCTCAATCAGGCAATTACCTGGTCCTTGGTAACAAAAAAAATAAGGACACCCAAAAAACAACCCACAAAGGAACAAACACCTAAAACTCGAAGAAAAAGGAAAACAGAATAA
- a CDS encoding DNA-3-methyladenine glycosylase, with the protein MLPESFFLNDDVLYLAKELLGHSLVTQIEGKTTSGIIIETEAYRGPDDKACHAYNYRKTQRNLPMYSRGGIAYIYQCYGMHALFNVVTGSQNLPHAVLIRAIAPQKGEDIMIQRRQWQNKPKHLLTNGPGKVCQALNLTLEHNTQSLTSPQIHISQKKISGTITQTPRIGIDYAEEYRDLPWRFLLNIKKSKKI; encoded by the coding sequence ATGCTTCCTGAAAGCTTCTTTCTAAACGATGATGTTCTCTATCTAGCCAAAGAATTACTGGGACATAGTCTCGTCACTCAAATAGAAGGAAAAACAACCTCGGGAATCATTATAGAAACAGAAGCTTATCGTGGGCCTGATGATAAAGCCTGTCATGCATACAATTATAGAAAAACACAAAGAAATCTCCCCATGTATAGCCGTGGGGGTATTGCCTATATCTACCAATGCTACGGTATGCATGCCCTATTCAATGTGGTAACCGGAAGTCAAAATCTTCCTCATGCTGTGCTCATTCGCGCTATTGCCCCCCAAAAAGGTGAGGATATCATGATCCAAAGACGTCAATGGCAAAATAAACCCAAGCATCTCCTAACCAATGGCCCCGGAAAAGTCTGCCAAGCTCTCAATCTAACCCTTGAACACAATACTCAATCTCTTACTTCCCCCCAGATCCATATAAGCCAGAAGAAAATTTCAGGTACAATTACGCAAACCCCACGCATAGGTATTGATTACGCGGAAGAATATCGGGACCTTCCCTGGAGATTCTTGCTAAACATCAAGAAATCAAAAAAAATATAG
- a CDS encoding DUF502 domain-containing protein, with amino-acid sequence MKKHFITGLVILLPLAITLAVVGMIMNFLTQPFVGLVSGFFERISFYSKHKALLKFVLQIILLFGLFFATVLLGFLARLMIFKSLLSIYDKILHRIPIIKTVYKAAQQVMTTIFGSQSGSFKQVVMVPFPNTQTRCIGLVAGDAPNICSDDPENPMITVFIPTTPNPTSGFLTLFKKSDITFLDMKIEDAFKYIISCGVLTSGSNTPCSPITEALSQNP; translated from the coding sequence ATGAAGAAACACTTTATTACAGGCCTGGTTATTCTCCTCCCCCTAGCAATTACCCTTGCTGTTGTTGGAATGATAATGAACTTCCTCACGCAGCCCTTCGTTGGTCTGGTTTCAGGATTTTTCGAACGTATTAGCTTTTATTCCAAACACAAAGCCCTGTTAAAATTCGTTTTACAGATTATTTTACTCTTCGGACTTTTCTTCGCTACAGTCCTCCTAGGATTTCTAGCCCGTTTAATGATCTTTAAATCCTTGCTATCCATTTATGATAAAATTCTTCATAGGATCCCTATTATAAAAACTGTGTATAAAGCTGCTCAACAGGTGATGACAACAATCTTTGGATCCCAATCCGGATCGTTTAAACAAGTGGTCATGGTTCCCTTTCCTAATACACAAACACGCTGCATCGGGTTAGTTGCCGGAGATGCTCCAAATATTTGCTCTGACGATCCCGAAAATCCTATGATCACCGTTTTTATTCCCACAACACCCAACCCCACCTCCGGATTTCTTACTCTTTTTAAAAAATCTGATATTACCTTCCTAGACATGAAAATCGAAGATGCATTCAAATATATTATTTCCTGTGGAGTGCTCACTTCAGGATCCAATACCCCATGCTCCCCAATTACCGAAGCTCTAAGTCAAAATCCCTAG
- a CDS encoding small basic protein, with translation MSRHRSYGKSIKGETKRNVLKRFERIEVLRKLGRWNDATAKKATGLPKTPVMK, from the coding sequence ATGTCACGACATCGCAGTTACGGCAAATCCATTAAAGGAGAAACCAAAAGAAACGTTCTTAAGCGTTTCGAGCGCATAGAAGTTTTGCGTAAGTTAGGCCGTTGGAATGATGCCACAGCAAAAAAAGCTACCGGTCTTCCTAAGACTCCTGTAATGAAATAA
- the ybeY gene encoding rRNA maturation RNase YbeY translates to MKKVPIKVCVSNKQKDVPIRVQSAKKLVLCCLQYWKITTDQVYIYFLDDKALAQIHDEVFSDPSLTDTITLPIDSPGISSHPHVLGEAFISPKAAIRFLKDRSQDSDLLYEEISRYVVHSLLHMLGYDDQTPEERKKMRVKENQALCMLREKHALLSD, encoded by the coding sequence TTGAAGAAAGTTCCCATAAAAGTTTGTGTTTCTAACAAACAAAAAGATGTTCCAATTCGAGTGCAATCAGCAAAAAAATTAGTTCTTTGTTGTTTGCAGTATTGGAAAATTACTACGGATCAAGTTTACATTTATTTCCTAGATGATAAAGCTTTAGCTCAGATTCATGACGAAGTATTCTCAGATCCTTCATTAACAGATACCATCACGTTACCTATAGACTCTCCAGGGATTTCCTCCCACCCCCACGTTCTAGGTGAAGCTTTTATTAGTCCCAAAGCTGCTATACGATTTTTAAAAGATCGTTCCCAAGATTCTGATCTTCTATATGAAGAAATTTCTCGCTATGTTGTCCATTCCCTCCTGCACATGCTGGGATACGATGACCAAACTCCTGAGGAAAGAAAAAAAATGAGAGTTAAAGAAAATCAAGCGCTATGTATGTTAAGAGAAAAACATGCGCTTCTATCAGATTAA